The Mobula hypostoma chromosome 22, sMobHyp1.1, whole genome shotgun sequence genome includes a region encoding these proteins:
- the btbd17b gene encoding BTB/POZ domain-containing protein 17, producing the protein MGSVETMLYGNRPSGARCLLPFATLVLWSAIARGAQKIDLNNENAIATINHSSILIDHLHGLLHNSNSSDITLKVYTGNSDEVKVFRTHHLLLVLQSDVFEDLLLNRSVTTLILHETSECAVLFEKLLRYLYSGEITVLLNQVVPLHKLATKYHITALQHGILEYMSQHLASALPRGHVVSWYHYSLRIGNEGLQERCKQFLAWNMSSVIHSQEWQTMSDDLMVALLQRSDLVVESELEIYYGVEEWIKKNHPDISVTETVLKSIRYAMISPQHLFYIQKQSPVMNEFYSLVRNLLFLTFQFHSTTPLVFAKYFDVNCSLFIPRNYLSSSWGSQWVINNPARDDRSTSFQTQLAPSNSDSGKKVTWNALFSPRWLPVSFRPSYSLPANGAVQAYSPEDGRPRIIINPATNSVNFAGVSFQKTILVRVKQEGRSYVKHVYNFHQSTEETGDFLIRADLQKRSSEYLIDNSLHLHIIIKPIYQSLIKAIK; encoded by the exons CCCAGAAAATAGATCTAAACAATGAAAATGCCATTGCAACAATCAACCATTCTTCAATTCTTATTGATCACCTTCACGGTCTCCTGCACAATTCCAACTCGAGTGATATCACGCTGAAGGTCTACACAGGGAATTCGGATGAAGTCAAAGTGTTTCGCACTCACCACCTTCTCCTTGTCCTTCAGAGTGATGTCTTTGAGGACCTCTTGCTGAATCGAAGTGTTACCACACTCATTCTACATGAAACATCTGAATGTGCTGTCCTTTTTGAGAAATTACTCAG GTACTTGTACAGTGGTGAAATCACAGTCCTTTTGAATCAAGTTGTCCCACTGCATAAACTAGCCACCAAGTACCACATTACAGCCTTGCAGCATGGTATCCTTGAATACATGAGCCAACACCTTGCCAGTGCCTTGCCCCGAGGCCATGTGGTCAGTTGGTATCACTACTCACTCAGAATAGGTAACGAAGGTCTACAGGAGAGATGCAAGCAGTTTCTGGCTTGGAACATGTCCAGCGTCATTCACAGCCAGGAGTGGCAAACCATGAGTGACGACCTGATGGTCGCCCTGCTTCAACGCTCCGACCTGGTTGTGGAAAGTGAACTGGAGATTTATTATGGAGTTGAGGAGTGGATAAAGAAGAACCACCCCGACATCTCGGTAACAGAGACCGTCCTCAAGTCAATTCGTTATGCCATGATCAGCCCCCAGCACTTGTTCTACATTCAGAAGCAATCACCCGTCATGAATGAGTTTTACAGTTTAGTCCGCAACTTACTTTTTCTCACTTTCCAGTTTCATTCCACCACACCTCTTGTGTTTGCCAAATATTTTGATGTCAACTGTAGCCTCTTTATACCAAGGAATTATCTGTCTAGTTCCTGGGGTTCCCAGTGGGTGATCAATAACCCTGCCCGAGATGATCGTAGCACCAGCTTCCAAACCCAGCTAGCACCCAGTAACTCTGACAGTGGCAAGAAAGTGACCTGGAATGCCCTCTTCTCGCCGAGGTGGCTGCCCGTCAGCTTCAGGCCCTCATACTCGTTGCCGGCGAATGGAGCAGTACAGGCTTACAGCCCCGAAGACGGGCGGCCGCGGATCATAATCAACCCAGCTACTAACAGCGTCAACTTCGCAGGAGTCAGCTTCCAGAAGACTATCTTGGTGAGGGTGAAGCAAGAAGGGAGGTCCTACGTGAAGCATGTGTATAACTTCCACCAAAGCACTGAAGAAACCGGTGACTTCCTCATCCGGGCCGATCTCCAAAAGCGTTCCTCAGAATACTTGATTGACAATTCCCTTCACCTCCACATCATCATTAAACCCATTTACCAGTCACTGATTAAAGCAATAAAGTGA